The following DNA comes from Capsicum annuum cultivar UCD-10X-F1 chromosome 7, UCD10Xv1.1, whole genome shotgun sequence.
GTTACTACAATCCTCTCCCAGGTAACAATAACAAACAGACAATTTTGCCTATTTTTATTAGATACATTATGCTATTGTCATtgcaaattaatttatttcatttttgctTAGTTATTTCACCTTGGATTAACCCATTTgaaaaaattttcatctttcacctttttttttttttttaatctgtgGTGTGGTGTTCAGACCAGCTTTTGCACACCTCAATTAAATCCATGGGAGAACTGCCATCTTTTAGCTTAATTTgtttatagcacagataggataaattattatacaagaatttgtaactctgcaattacaacaagataaaataattaatgaatatatcttacgaaaaaagtaaattattaaaagatattaaaacaaaatatccacgcactaataaaaatagattcactagaaacctactaaatctattactaaatctattatacctattaaatccgcgaatgaagatatatgtattaatgaagatagtagtagaaggatattacagtagatattatacgcctggCAGAAActtcagttcttgaatcttgaattaaaattttttgagctATTTAAGAATTGTGTTGTATTCAATTTTGGCTGGTAGGGATATGTAGTCCTTCGTAAAATTGTTTTGCCTATTTTTGTTAGATAGATTATGATACTGTCATCGGAAATTGATTTATTCCATTTCACCTCACAGTATATTAGCAATATGCTTGTAGTTCCTTGAGCTTCGATTTCAGCTTTCACTGGTGTTTGGTGTGTCGATTATTGCATTATCTCATTGTCCTTTTTGTTTGTTGTGTAGCACTTTCCATtttgatttaattgtattgtgaTTGCTCCCATTTGTGGTTCCGCTTTCCATtttgatttaattgtattgtgaTTGCTCCCATATGTGGTTTCAGTTAAGCTGAGGGTCTACTGGAAACAACTCCTCTCTACCTTTATGAGGTAAAGCTGAGTTCTGCAATCATTTTACCCTGCTCAGAccccacttgtgagattacactgTGATGCTTTTGCTGTTTTGCTTACTTTGGATTAACACATTTTGAAAAAATTTGGTATCTTTCACCTTTATTTGTACTGTATAAAAGTTTGGTTGATAAAATCGAATACGTACTTAATTAGACATttgttttgatataaaataattgtCAGATTGATAAATTTGTACCTTATTCTTCAATAGAAGTTGTTCATATTCTTCTCTCCTTTTGATGTATATATGTAAAGATTTTGTTGTTATCATGGAAATTAATATATTTCattttgcttattaatttattattaactaTCTCTTGTTTTTTTGATAACATGGTGTCTGGTGGGGCCAACTTTTGGgcacctcaactaatttcacGGGATACCCCCCCAACAAGAGATACGAGTTAACTCTATCTACATGAGAAGAAAATCACCTAATGTGTTTTTTGTTCTGTTGGGATTCGGACCTTCATTGTTCTCAATCCACTGTATTTGCAATTTGTTATGAGCTATTAAGCATTAGTTATTTCACTTCACTTTGGATTAAcccatttgaaaattttcatcttttactttaattaatactttataaaGGTTTTGTTGACAGAAActtcagttcttgaatcttgaattcaaaattttagttATAAAAGAACTGTATTCAATTTAGCCGTCATATAATTTGATGAAGGAATATAGTATTTGTTTTGTTGAGGTGTTGATGAATATCTTGTACAATTTTGTTTTGTACAGATCAAGATGGTGGCAAACGGATAGGTCTTAATTTTTACAGATTGAAGTAAGTCAATTTCCAAATTTGGTTCTTTTTTTGGTGATTCCTAATTCCATGTGTTCCAtttataattttgagatttttctcaAGCGTTTGAGTTGGTGGTAGTTAATTCGAACTTTCCAAAGAAGGAGGTTCACTTGGTTACCTTTCGTAGTTCGGTGGCcaagactcaaattgactttttgctccttaggaaagGTGACGGGGTTATTTATAAAGACTACAAGGTCTTACCGAGTGAGTCTTTAGACCCATTATATGCTTTTGTTGATGGACCCGGAGataaaaaataagaggaaaaagagaGGTGTAGAGGACCAGCCGAGAATTTAAGGGGCATTGACTATGTCTAGTGCACTGGATATAGGGGATAAGTTGATGGTGATGAAGGCTTGGGATAGTGGAGGGGATATTAATAGTATGTGGGATAAGACTGTCAGTTGCATCAGGGAGACAGCtcgagaggtgttgggtgttaaGAGAGGCTGCTTGGGCAAGCACCAAGaggactggtggtggaacgaagaggtGAAGGCTAAGAAGAGGGCCTACTCAAAATTGgctgagagtaaggatgaagagagAAAATGGAAGAATAGAGTAGAGTATAAGATTGCTTGGAGAGATGGGAAGTTGATGGTCATAATGGCTAAGTATGCAACTTTCGAGATTTTATACTCTACGTTAGATAGTAAAGGTGGGGATAAGAAGTTATACAGGCTAGCCAAGGTTAGGGAGAGGAAGGCTCgggaccttgaccaagtgaagtgtattaaggatgTGAACGACAAAATTTTGGTGGAGGATCTTATTAGGAGGAGATGTCAGTCTCACTTCCGTAAGCTCCTGAATGAAGAAAGGGATACTAGCATTGTGTTGGGGGATTTGAAGCAATTTGAGAAGTTTTGCGACTGTGGTTATTGTAGGCCCGTTAAGGTTGAGGAGCTTAAGAGGGATAATCGTAGGATGCATATGGGTAGAGCGATGGGGCCAGACgagatttcggtggatttttggaagtgcaCAAGAGGGGGGTAGGTATGGAGTGGCTTACTCgattgtttaacataattttcaggACGACGAAGatgcttggagatggagtacgatgatttcgttgtataagaacaagggtgacattcggGATAACAACAATTATaagggtatcaagttgttgagtcacactatgaaggtttgaaaaagggtggtagagttgaggttgtGGAGGATTGTTACTATTTCAGAGAATTAGTTCGGATTTATGCCAGGGTGCTCGACTACTGAAGCCATCCATCTCTTTAGaagactggtggagcagtatagggagaggaagaaggacttgcacatggtgtttatcaacTTAAAGAAGGCCTACGATAGTCCTAAGGAGGTGCTTGGAAGCTAGAGGTGTATCTATGGTGTATGTTAgggcgattaaggatatgtatgacaGGGCTAAGACTCGGggttagggggggggggggggggggggactcgGAGCACTTTTCTGTCTTGATGGGGTTGCACCAaagatcgactcttagtccgtttctatttgccttggtgatggatgttttgacgtggcaaattcaaggtgaggtgccaaCCTTACTTTTTGTAGATGATGTAATTTGGTGGAGTTAATGCTAAGATTGAGTTTTGGAGGCAAatccttgagtctaaaggatttaggttgagtaggtctatGACGAAATATTTGGAGTGTAGGTTCAACGAGGTGTCACATGAGTCCGATGTGGTTGTAAAACTTGATACTCATTCCATCCAAAAGAGAGATAGCTTCAAGTATTTGGGTCTATGATTTaagggaatggagagattgacgaggatgtcacttATCAGATtggggtagggtggatgaaatggagacttGCCTCCGGAATCTTGTGTGATAGAAAGGTACCTCCTAAACTCAAAGGCTAGTTCTACGGAATCGTGGTTAGAGACCGACTTTGCTCTATGGGGCAGAGTGTTGGCCTGTCAAGAAGTCTCACATTCAAAAGATGAAGGTGACGGAGATGAGAATGCTTTGGTGGATGTATGGGTGACTAGGAAAgttaggattagaaatgaggttattcgagataaggtgggagtggcttcggtggaagccaagatgaAGGAAGCGAGATTGAGATGGTTCgtacatgtgatgaggaggggcacgagTACCCttgtgcggaggtgtgagagatTGGTTAGGGCCGGCTTTAgacgaggtagaggtagaccgaaaaAATATTCcaaggaggtgattagacatgacatggagcaacttcAACTTAACGAGGACATGATCGTAGATAGGAAGTTATGGAGAAGgcaaattagggtagaaggttagcaTTATTTCAGAATGTTGTATCGTTTGTTGTGTTACTTGGTGAACCTTATCTATGGTATTATTGGGTGTGATAATTTTTACTGTATCTTGTCtttttactattccttgtctagattgttttatcttgagccgggagtctatcgaaaacaacctctctatctcatcTCCGAGGttgtggtatggactgcatacacttaccctTCCCATACCCTACTTGGTGGGAgtatattgggtttgttgttgttgttgtttttttgcattttcacTCTTGTTAAAGTAATATAAGGAGGACTAGGGAAAGGGGTTCAGTAGATACTAGGCAATCATATATTAATCTACTTTCAGTTCATGTATGGTGCTTTTTTTGTTATATGACAAAGAATATCGTAATACTACTCAAAGGTGATAGTTTGGTTCCTTCAGCAGGCTGTGGAAGTTCAGTATTGGTATATCTTTGCAATAGGATTAAAGCTTATTTAATCTACAAAATCATTgaaattattgtatggttttgaatGTGAACGGTTAAGACTGGTTTATAGCTGTAGTATCAAGAATAACATCGTAGTCATGTAGACCAGATTTTGctaatttgttattttaaatttcaTGTCCATCAGATTGGTAGTCCTTCTAAAAGAATATAGTTATCGTACGAATTGGCTGAAATATGCTGGCCAAAGTAGATTGCTGTCAGATGCATAGGAGAAATACAATGCCTTGATTAGAAACAAAACATGAACAAAATTTTATCATGAGCTGCCTCTAAAGAACGAGTGAGTGTGAAACAGGGAGCTGACTGGATGCAGCAATTTAAAGTGTTTGGGGATTTACTCGGGTGACTATTGTAGATATGTATAAGGAAGAAATTTAAAGTGTGTTTTTGGGTAATTTTTAGGGAGACTATTTCATATATGTACGAGGGATCAATTAAGCTATTTGAATTGAGTTATCAAGGAAATATTATGGAAAAGATGCATCTGGAACTAAGGAAGTTATGGACcaatgtaaattatgttggtgaaAAGACAAAGATAACAATGCAATTAGCCAGGGAGTCAAATTTTAGTTGATATATGTCGgatttttttcttccaatttgTAGAAAAACACTAGCACTATGTTGCTGCATAAACTTTCGTATTTTTGCTTCTGTTTCTTGTGATTCCTTCACAGGATTAAGTTAATTACTGTTTTAGGACGAACTTAATATAAACCAATTTCATATAGAAGGGTCAATATATTTCCAAATGAAGGTACAGTCTTACAGTTATTTGCAAAGTGACCTCTTGAAGGAACTGACGCTCCTTTCTAGTGTATATCAGATGACTTAATGACCCTATTTAGTCAGTCAGGAAAGGAAGGTGCCTAGTGCCATAGGGACGAACACTTAAAGTGCTTGATCACTGGTACATATTGATTCATGTAAGACAGGTGCATAACTAAAAAGGATAAATCCTGAAGCAGATATTGCCTGTTTCCTGTTTATGAGATTTTGGCCACTCAAGTTTCAGACTTGCAaaggtacaacaacaacataccccagTATACtgccacaaagtggggtctggggagggtaaagtgtatgcagttcataccactacgtCAGACGAAGTGGAGAGGCTGTTTCCGACAACTTCCAAAGGTCCAAAAGGAAAATAGTGCTTAAATGGTTGTACTGTGACTTTTCTGTAGTCGTTGCAAGGACTAAAGCTTGTAGATTCTTATAAGTACCCTTAATCATCAGATAGTTGTCAGGATCCCACACTCATGAATTCTTTACCTGATATTTGTGGTTCTGCAggtattggttatctgttggtgCACAGCCTTCAGAACCAGTTCAACGTCTTCTTTTCCGAGCAGGCGTATTACCTCCTCCACCTATGTTGGCTATGGGACAAAAAGGCGGTCCACGGGACACTCGATTAGTCGATCCTATGACTGGACGCATCATGACTCCTTAAAGTGCCAAAAATGCCAATCCAAAAGTTGGTTCTGAAGTTGATGAAAACAAAAATTAGGATCTGACTAGTTGTATTTTGTACAACTTCAATTTGAAGATCTAGTTTTTAGAATTGAGACGTTGCAGTGGTGATGATTGTTGCTATGTATctctcttttatatatttttactgATATCTGTTTAAATAAAATAGAACCCCTTTGATGTGAATTGATCATTGTGCTCTACACATTTCCTTACTTTTTCGCTCTGACTTGACAAAAAGTTCAGAAATGAAGAGCACTCGTAATAATAAACTACGGCTAGTTTGGCATCTGGAGATAATCTATTAATctctattatttttctatattatagaacAGACGGTTTCGACGCATACTTAGCATCTATAAACTACGTACAGTACATACTATTGAGATTTATCCTACAAAATTTGTCCCTAGCTGTCTCTTCTCTATTGCTAAATGTCAATTAGATTTATCCGTCTGCCATGTGTATATGAAATAGCAGCATTGCTATTCTTTGAGGTATGTTTTTCTGTCAAAATTATATACCATCTTATCTTCTCTTTTTGGCTACTTTCTTTTGCACTTTTGAATAAATGGGCGGCAATTCTCCAGTAAAGAAGTGAAGATACTCACACAAGCAATTTTGCCGTAACAAATTCCTTGTTAAAGGAGACGATGTTGTTTTCAATGAATTGAATAAGTCCGAAGAGCAACGAAATGAGTAGATCGAGCATATTAAATATTaagtaaaatttacataaatttcaacaaatttattCCTAATTACTCTCTATTCTTACTTTTTgtcaaattataaataatttctcATTTTGTAATATAAATTActctactactatatataagagagcaTGAAATTATGGTAGTCCTCACgtcaattttttttgtcaattttactcctaatttaaattttaattactctacaaatttttatctattttgataaatttgaacaattatatgaacttattaaatgctacaaaagtgatgagtcatgaaaaaaatgatattgacaccataaaattatttatataatcaaattcaaaattgatacaAGAGTTTActgtctttctattttgtagatatgtttattaatcttatttcatattttcatttttcctaacaaatttatcatggacaagtgattaaagtatcttgacattccctttttaacttaatacatgcttaattgttaaataattttttttttttttatatttagctgaaaatatttgaaaatttaattttaaaaaatacaatttgactctccaaatattagtgatactaaataatgaaaaatgagagtaattctttttcacattttttgatgatgaattttttttaacaaaaattgagattatcaatattttatagaatttaggacaaaataagtaatttaacatgaaatattaaagcttcatacatgtttaagaaatatcaacataaacttcttaacatgtatttttaggaaaaagaaactaataaagttaaaaaaattagtaattttttaatttcttttgtatggtttaatatgcagaaaaataattaagctaaataaggtgaaaggtatttttgtaaacaaactatctattcttaaaaagaatgcaatgcatattatttttagtaccacaaatcaaacaaccactaaaaagtAATACCAAGATAACTAATCCCAGTACAACTAATCTCAAGACAATTAATCTCATCATAACTAATCTCAGCAAAACTTATTtccctaccaaacgacccctaaaaatATTGTTGGCATTGTACAAGTCTATAAGATGATTGAAACTACCCAAAGCTTAAAAAGATATTACTGAAAGAAGTAGGAATTCTGTATGACTTTAATATTAAAAATGTGGCAATGTCTGAAAGGAGATGAGAACtgttgaaacttgttttaatatgctatgagaaatcgaACAATTTTATGAAGAGTTTTATTGGTCAAGTAATAGGGCGTAATCTTAGATAAAGTACTATAACGCTAATTAATAAGTATAAAATTGTATTTCTAACTCACAAACTAAAATATTTAGCTCCACTTATGTCCTTTGTTATCCTCCATGCTTTCTCTTTTATGGTCAATAATAGGCTTTCTAATAGCCACAGAACATGCATCTGTCTAATTTgtctattttaagttgttattgttgttgcaacagatcagaTGTCGAGTAGCTCTGTGTGATGTTCATTGTATGTTTTCCTTTAACTATCCTGCCAAAAGTACTCCATTTACATGCACTAAAAATTTCTAATTAAGAATGaagaaatttcaattattttacacCAAAAACCTCTAATTAAGAATgaagaaattttaattattgtacatTATGATTGCTCCTTGTTAAAATATGTTAATGAGTTTATAAGAAATACATGATAAGTTTGTATACAATAAATCCTTTGTTGTTCTGACGGGTACAAAATCTGTATGCTTTCTATACAAATTCCAATACTAAGTTCATgaacaactttcaagaactaTAATGAATttacaacaacttcaaatacAAGTCCAAaagaataatcaaatgaactatcaaaatgaagtgtttatcaactttaagaaagaagatgaagtagaaaattatagaatcaagtccaccgaatgcacggtgtgtccttaaggaatttattcccctcaagtacccgaggttatggaatctttcctcctaggataaaatgattctctttatgaaaatagcggtacctcaaatttttagaaaattcaaacacactcaacgatttgatgatcataggagagtttttagaagaagaagaagattgtttttctactaaaaataattgtttttacctgagaaaaaattcaggtatttatagtcgTCAAGGTGTtgtttcatgaagaaaagaaatgGTTTATAAAGGTAcaccccttcataaaggtgcaactcttcgaaaaggtgcaactctttgaaaaagtcacaaccattggaaaggtcataaccatttAATCCgaaaaggtgcctattcaaattgcatcctttcacTTAGTGTCTTTCCAAAAAAATACcatattttcattttccattccCACCTCTTAATAACCTAACAATCCCCTCCATAAATGGAAAATGGCTATCTTATAAAAaatttacggacaagtatgtgatcaacaagcaaaaactgattgcatctggataagtgagtttccctttaaactttctatagtgaacatgtatcggatgcacttggtcaatcggtagatttgatatctttgaaccgccaaactttaatgtacacctagacaacacatgtcacacagccagtcttttaccgtttatggttctcaggTTTTGTTCGTTTCAGCCATGAGCACGTCTTGATTTCATGAGAGcatagagaataggcctttactaaaattctccttgaagtggcttccacttcaccttcacataggtgatttataaacgttcaatcctatagattaagctatttggtcaaatttgccaaatttagataaccaTTAAAAAGCTTTACACCATAAGCTTTATCCTTGTTtcctaaacattgtctacatcatgagaatgggttgagtatattgacaatgttgaaccgtcagtcacaactttgtttgatctccttgaacctagctcttgggatctccagtctgttAGGTAGAGTTATCGTCATGCTGACTTATCCTAGTCCATAACCCATTCCCTTCGATGCTCTCTCAACTTCCTCTCTAGATAGGTCTTTTGTAAGTTGATCCAACACATTAtactttgacttcacatagtcaacagtgataattctactagagagtagttctctaacggtattatgtctccatcttatatgacgagatttaccattatacataaTGCTTTCTGCCCTACCTATCGCTGCTtcgctatcatagtgtatacataatAGTGtcaatggtttgggccaataaggaaatctttcaagaaattttggagccattcagattcttcactggctttatctaatgtgataaattcagatttcattatagagcgggcaatacatgtctgtttggctGATTTTCAacagactgctcctccacctaaagtAAGTAGATATCCACTCgtagattttacttcattcgatacggttatccaatttgcatcactatatccttcaattaccgccagatatttattataatgcaaagcatagtcttgagtgtatttaagatacacCCAAAACTCTTTCCATTGCCAtctaatgagttttattgggaatactcatgtaccaactcaatttaccAATAGCACATGTTACGTATAGCCGTGTACAGTTCATGagatacattaaacatcccaacacttttgtgtagtccaactgtgagtcactttcaccttcattcttttgaagtgtaaagctcacatctaatggagtcttcGTAATACtaaaattcaaatacttgaacttgtcaagtactttttcaatgtaatgagactatgacaacGCCAGCTCCTATGGAgttttatgaattcttattcctaaaatcacatcagcaactctaaggtctttcatatcaaactttctctcaagaatTCATTTCGTAGCATTTATGTTAGATATATCTctatgatcaacatatcatccacatacaaataaataatgaccttgtgatttggagtctTTAATGTAAccacatttatcacattcgttTATATTAAACCCGTTTGCCAATATGGTTCGATCAAACTTTTCATACCACTATTTGGGTGCATGATTTAGTCCATAAAGAGACTTAATAGGTTTGcacacctttttttctttaccaggaaccacaaaactctcgggttgttccatgtaaattctttctccaattctccatttaggaatgttgttttcatatccatttgatggatttcaagatcatataccgccgccaaggcatcTAACATACAAATTAACGTTATCCTTAttacaggcgagtatgtatcaaaataatcaaggttTTCATCCTGTTTGaaaccttttactacaagtcttgccttgtatttgtcaatagtaccatcctcttttatttttcttttaaagatccatttagaacctaaaggtttatttcttgaagaaagatcaaccaactcccaagtatggttgctcaagattgaatcaatatcactatagactgcctctttccaaaagaatgagtctgaagacgacatcacttctttaaatgtttgagactCATTTTCTAGGAGAAATGTTGAAAAATTCGATCAAAATCAAGTTGACGTTCtctgacgtgtactacatcttggattctcatcattatgtaaattctcacttggttcatctcgagatcgtttagaccctccactaaaCTTtatatgtctagttttatacgaataaatatgttcaaagaacttaacattatttgattcaattaccgtatgtttattgatatttggatgtttggatttatgaaccaaaaaccgacataatttactacttttagcatatcctctaaacacgcagtccacagtcttaggtcctatcttcacccttttaggcatagaaacttgtTCTTTCGCTAGACGCCcgcacactttgaaatatttcaagttgattttAAGTAAGAAGAAGACTCAACTTTCTTCATTTTAACAACTATTACATTAAAGATAATTTATATGCTTTCTATACAAACTCCAatactaagttcaagaaaaactttcaagaactacaatgaagttacaacaacttcaaacacaagtccaaataaataatcaaatgaactatcaaaatgcaGTATTTATCAACTTTACGAAAGAAGATAAAGTAAAATattgtagaatcaagtccaccgaatGCACGGTGTGttcttaaggaatttatttccctcaagtacccgaggttctggaatctttcctcccaggataaaatgattctcaaatttttagaaacttcaaacacactcaacgatttgatgatcacaggagagtttttagaagaagaagaagattgtttttctACTAAAACATAATTGTCTTTACCTAagaaaaaattcaggtatttatagccatcaaggtattgcttcatgaagaaaagaaatgGTTCAGAAAGGTACACCCTTCATAAAGGCGCAACTCTTCGAAAAAGGTGCAACTTTTCAGAAAAGTCACAACTATTGGAAAGGTCACAACCATTCAATCCGAAAAGGTGCCTATTGAAATTGCATCTTTTCACTTAGTGTCTTTCCGAAAAAAACACCACCTTCCCATTTTCCTTTCACACCTCTTAATAACCCAACATCCTTATGGTCTGATTCTTTTTTCGATCCCATTTATGGCAAGAGCCTTAATGTGCCGAGCTGTCCTTCTTTAAAATATGTTGTAACAAGTaacctattttattattattttagatgaGACAGTTGCACATAGTTATCTTTTAAGTATTTCATTAGTCGAATGTTAAtgttttgtcatttttaatttgttcatttCTTGGATCACTGTGGCGTATTTTGAAGCTACCTGCTCTATATTTCTATTTCTCAATTTATCGTTTACATAcagtataataaaaatataaatcttatctCTATTAAATGTTGTAGTTCAAAAAATTATACTGTCAAAATTTTCTGCTATATTTACacaattttctcttttaaaactTTTTCCTTAACTTCTTTATTAAGTGTTTCATTTTTGACTTTTGTACTTTACTATTTTGCTTCTGTTCAGCCTTAAACTTAGTTGTATACCTTCGTACATATATCTAAACGAAGtgaaattcatttttttaatcaaatatttgaATTCTAATCCTTCATCTTCTTCGCTTTTATGTTACAGATCTCAATCACACAATTGAATACTCAAGACTTCACCTTAGATTCTCTACAACATGACATATTCTTATCATATAAAAAGATGTacatagttaattttttttatgtaaaacttGACTCCTTAGCAAATATATGTAAGAAgttttagtatatttatattcCTCGTCTTTATATTTGCATCTTATAATACATGCTCCAATTTGACCTCTAATCAATCATAAATTTTGTActcaaaatatatcatcatattggTCCCGTGTTGATATGGATCATGCACCTCTagtttaatattaataataagagCGAATAAACAGGCACGAcgtcgacatgcctgcttgtgctgcctgtttcagttgcttcaattgtaattttattatatcaccctaattaattattataagtcatataagtattaaaaaattaataaattaactcttgatgttttcaATTAACTTGATGTATTACATGAGGCCCATTTAAAATTTTTCTACaagtactttttatagtaattttgttatatcacttataattttgctatatcacccctaattaattattataagtcatctaagtactaaaaaataatgatatttaataaaaaaggtaaaatagatataaaatgataaattaattctcgATGTTTTGTGCTAGCTGCTTTAGTtaattcaatcataattttattatatcatataaatgtagcata
Coding sequences within:
- the LOC107854176 gene encoding 30S ribosomal protein S16-2, chloroplastic/mitochondrial isoform X2; this encodes MVVSLRLLRFGCKNKPFYRVMAADSRSPRDGKHLEVLGYYNPLPDQDGGKRIGLNFYRLKYWLSVGAQPSEPVQRLLFRAGVLPPPPMLAMGQKGGPRDTRLVDPMTGRIMTP
- the LOC107854176 gene encoding 30S ribosomal protein S16-2, chloroplastic/mitochondrial isoform X1, which gives rise to MVVSLRLLRFGCKNKPFYRVMAADSRSPRDGKHLEVLGYYNPLPVKLRVYWKQLLSTFMRYWLSVGAQPSEPVQRLLFRAGVLPPPPMLAMGQKGGPRDTRLVDPMTGRIMTP